A window from Drosophila nasuta strain 15112-1781.00 chromosome 3, ASM2355853v1, whole genome shotgun sequence encodes these proteins:
- the LOC132790003 gene encoding uncharacterized protein LOC132790003 isoform X6 has translation MPSTSTQQKPGAGSKLKSRPGNEESMSPRKMGIIAIVTVVGCIAILWPKVFHPMMFGGTPPKPIYKDPQQRAGPGGCCDVVLDREEFMNASKPATEPFGPHLYRKQVNLYTGEISLRQERPAHLHPESIYQAMRERGRAIPATPTVPIVERKTSPSNPPPRIVDGRPGPIPGMRPPMGAGALHQPQQRGGSSMGFLMPLYTIGIVVFFGYTIMKIVFKKQVPNAPYGPAPSDPSFRQEVFGQQNHSQVEDLGGTKLVVTAIQGLIDAADEQLNVRDVHNSRIETDTDIETDTDIETETEKQTDLNKQHDNENTNLTNVENQNISNGHTITDQDQEKDKDKAKAQPRKRRDISAEREVTVLGMELTASCEGGQRWTGRPPTPVYRAYSEHSNKLEENLPEPQSIYLEGALAHDSQILVADSQTKREEVYDSELNGSEEEPAVILSSKMTLSLINLDANQQNGSENKQEIESPLADDIEIIGHDEH, from the exons ATGCCGTCAACATCGACGCAACAAAAGCCAGGGGCGGGATCAAAGCTGAAATCTCGCCCGGGCAACGAGGAGAGCATGTCGCCCAGGAAAATGGGCATCATTGCGATTGTCACTGTGGTTGGCTGCATTGCCATATTGTGGCCAAAGGTATTCCATCCCATGATGTTTGGCGGCACGCCACCTAAGCCCATTTATAAGGATCCTCAACAGCGTGCCGGACCGGGCG GGTGTTGCGATGTCGTGCTCGACAGGGAGGAGTTTATGAATGCCTCAAAGCCGGCTACCGAGCCGTTTGGTCCGCATTTGTATCGCAAACAAGTCAATTTGTACACCGGCGAAATAA GCTTGCGTCAGGAGCGCCCGGCCCACCTGCATCCGGAGTCCATCTATCAGGCGATGCGTGAGCGTGGACGCGCCATACCGGCCACGCCTACTGTGCCCATTGTCGAGCGGAAGACCTCACCGAGCAATCCACCGCCTCGTATCGTTGACGGACGG CCTGGACCCATCCCTGGTATGCGCCCGCCCATGGGAGCAGGTGCATTGCATCAACCTCAGCAGCGAGGCGGCAGCAGCATGGGCTTCCTCATGCCCCTCTACACCATTGGCATTGTGGTGTTCTTCGGCTATACGATTATGAAG ATTGTGTTTAAGAAGCAAGTGCCAAATGCGCCCTATGGCCCCGCTCCCTCAGATCCCAGCTTCCGTCAAGAGGTGTTTGGCCAGCAGAATCACAGTCAAGTGGAGGATTTAGGTGGCACCAAATTGG TTGTAACGGCGATTCAAGGTCTTATAGACGCTGCCGATGAGCAATTGAACGTTCGAGACGTGCACAATTCGAGGATTGAAACTGATACTGATATTGAAACTGATACTGatattgaaactgaaactgaaaaacaaACTGATTTAAATAAG CAACACGACAACGAAAACACGAATTTGACCAATGTAGAAAACCAAAACATTTCCAATGGGCATACAATCACCGATCAGGATCAGGAAAAGGACAAGGACAAGGCAAAGGCACAGCCAAGGAAGCGTCGTGACATTAGCGCTGAGCGCGAAGTAACG GTTCTAGGCATGGAGTTAACGGCAAGTTGCGAGGGCGGCCAAAGGTGGACTGGACGCCCTCCAACGCCTGTTTATCGAGCATATAGTGAACAT TCCAATAAATTGGAAGAAAATCTACCCGAGCCGCAGTCCATTTACTTGGAAGGCGCTTTGGCCCACGACTCTCAGATTTTGGTGGCCGATTCACAAACAAAACGTGAAGAGGTCTATGACTCTGAGTTGAATGGATCAGAAGAAGAACCGGCT GTCATACTCAGCAGCAAGATGACGTTATCATTGATTAATTTGGatgcaaatcaacaaaatggTAGCGAGAACAAGCAGGAAATCGAAAGTCCCTTGGCTGATGATATTGAAATAATTGGACACGACGAACACTAA
- the LOC132790003 gene encoding resistance to inhibitors of cholinesterase protein 3 isoform X16: MPSTSTQQKPGAGSKLKSRPGNEESMSPRKMGIIAIVTVVGCIAILWPKVFHPMMFGGTPPKPIYKDPQQRAGPGGLRQERPAHLHPESIYQAMRERGRAIPATPTVPIVERKTSPSNPPPRIVDGRPGPIPGMRPPMGAGALHQPQQRGGSSMGFLMPLYTIGIVVFFGYTIMKIVFKKQVPNAPYGPAPSDPSFRQEVFGQQNHSQVEDLGGTKLVVTAIQGLIDAADEQLNVRDVHNSRIETDTDIETDTDIETETEKQTDLNKQHDNENTNLTNVENQNISNGHTITDQDQEKDKDKAKAQPRKRRDISAEREVTSNKLEENLPEPQSIYLEGALAHDSQILVADSQTKREEVYDSELNGSEEEPAVILSSKMTLSLINLDANQQNGSENKQEIESPLADDIEIIGHDEH; the protein is encoded by the exons ATGCCGTCAACATCGACGCAACAAAAGCCAGGGGCGGGATCAAAGCTGAAATCTCGCCCGGGCAACGAGGAGAGCATGTCGCCCAGGAAAATGGGCATCATTGCGATTGTCACTGTGGTTGGCTGCATTGCCATATTGTGGCCAAAGGTATTCCATCCCATGATGTTTGGCGGCACGCCACCTAAGCCCATTTATAAGGATCCTCAACAGCGTGCCGGACCGGGCG GCTTGCGTCAGGAGCGCCCGGCCCACCTGCATCCGGAGTCCATCTATCAGGCGATGCGTGAGCGTGGACGCGCCATACCGGCCACGCCTACTGTGCCCATTGTCGAGCGGAAGACCTCACCGAGCAATCCACCGCCTCGTATCGTTGACGGACGG CCTGGACCCATCCCTGGTATGCGCCCGCCCATGGGAGCAGGTGCATTGCATCAACCTCAGCAGCGAGGCGGCAGCAGCATGGGCTTCCTCATGCCCCTCTACACCATTGGCATTGTGGTGTTCTTCGGCTATACGATTATGAAG ATTGTGTTTAAGAAGCAAGTGCCAAATGCGCCCTATGGCCCCGCTCCCTCAGATCCCAGCTTCCGTCAAGAGGTGTTTGGCCAGCAGAATCACAGTCAAGTGGAGGATTTAGGTGGCACCAAATTGG TTGTAACGGCGATTCAAGGTCTTATAGACGCTGCCGATGAGCAATTGAACGTTCGAGACGTGCACAATTCGAGGATTGAAACTGATACTGATATTGAAACTGATACTGatattgaaactgaaactgaaaaacaaACTGATTTAAATAAG CAACACGACAACGAAAACACGAATTTGACCAATGTAGAAAACCAAAACATTTCCAATGGGCATACAATCACCGATCAGGATCAGGAAAAGGACAAGGACAAGGCAAAGGCACAGCCAAGGAAGCGTCGTGACATTAGCGCTGAGCGCGAAGTAACG TCCAATAAATTGGAAGAAAATCTACCCGAGCCGCAGTCCATTTACTTGGAAGGCGCTTTGGCCCACGACTCTCAGATTTTGGTGGCCGATTCACAAACAAAACGTGAAGAGGTCTATGACTCTGAGTTGAATGGATCAGAAGAAGAACCGGCT GTCATACTCAGCAGCAAGATGACGTTATCATTGATTAATTTGGatgcaaatcaacaaaatggTAGCGAGAACAAGCAGGAAATCGAAAGTCCCTTGGCTGATGATATTGAAATAATTGGACACGACGAACACTAA
- the LOC132790003 gene encoding resistance to inhibitors of cholinesterase protein 3 isoform X14 has protein sequence MPSTSTQQKPGAGSKLKSRPGNEESMSPRKMGIIAIVTVVGCIAILWPKVFHPMMFGGTPPKPIYKDPQQRAGPGGCCDVVLDREEFMNASKPATEPFGPHLYRKQVNLYTGEISLRQERPAHLHPESIYQAMRERGRAIPATPTVPIVERKTSPSNPPPRIVDGRPGPIPGMRPPMGAGALHQPQQRGGSSMGFLMPLYTIGIVVFFGYTIMKIVFKKQVPNAPYGPAPSDPSFRQEVFGQQNHSQVEDLGGTKLVVTAIQGLIDAADEQLNVRDVHNSRIETDTDIETDTDIETETEKQTDLNKQHDNENTNLTNVENQNISNGHTITDQDQEKDKDKAKAQPRKRRDISAEREVTSNKLEENLPEPQSIYLEGALAHDSQILVADSQTKREEVYDSELNGSEEEPAVILSSKMTLSLINLDANQQNGSENKQEIESPLADDIEIIGHDEH, from the exons ATGCCGTCAACATCGACGCAACAAAAGCCAGGGGCGGGATCAAAGCTGAAATCTCGCCCGGGCAACGAGGAGAGCATGTCGCCCAGGAAAATGGGCATCATTGCGATTGTCACTGTGGTTGGCTGCATTGCCATATTGTGGCCAAAGGTATTCCATCCCATGATGTTTGGCGGCACGCCACCTAAGCCCATTTATAAGGATCCTCAACAGCGTGCCGGACCGGGCG GGTGTTGCGATGTCGTGCTCGACAGGGAGGAGTTTATGAATGCCTCAAAGCCGGCTACCGAGCCGTTTGGTCCGCATTTGTATCGCAAACAAGTCAATTTGTACACCGGCGAAATAA GCTTGCGTCAGGAGCGCCCGGCCCACCTGCATCCGGAGTCCATCTATCAGGCGATGCGTGAGCGTGGACGCGCCATACCGGCCACGCCTACTGTGCCCATTGTCGAGCGGAAGACCTCACCGAGCAATCCACCGCCTCGTATCGTTGACGGACGG CCTGGACCCATCCCTGGTATGCGCCCGCCCATGGGAGCAGGTGCATTGCATCAACCTCAGCAGCGAGGCGGCAGCAGCATGGGCTTCCTCATGCCCCTCTACACCATTGGCATTGTGGTGTTCTTCGGCTATACGATTATGAAG ATTGTGTTTAAGAAGCAAGTGCCAAATGCGCCCTATGGCCCCGCTCCCTCAGATCCCAGCTTCCGTCAAGAGGTGTTTGGCCAGCAGAATCACAGTCAAGTGGAGGATTTAGGTGGCACCAAATTGG TTGTAACGGCGATTCAAGGTCTTATAGACGCTGCCGATGAGCAATTGAACGTTCGAGACGTGCACAATTCGAGGATTGAAACTGATACTGATATTGAAACTGATACTGatattgaaactgaaactgaaaaacaaACTGATTTAAATAAG CAACACGACAACGAAAACACGAATTTGACCAATGTAGAAAACCAAAACATTTCCAATGGGCATACAATCACCGATCAGGATCAGGAAAAGGACAAGGACAAGGCAAAGGCACAGCCAAGGAAGCGTCGTGACATTAGCGCTGAGCGCGAAGTAACG TCCAATAAATTGGAAGAAAATCTACCCGAGCCGCAGTCCATTTACTTGGAAGGCGCTTTGGCCCACGACTCTCAGATTTTGGTGGCCGATTCACAAACAAAACGTGAAGAGGTCTATGACTCTGAGTTGAATGGATCAGAAGAAGAACCGGCT GTCATACTCAGCAGCAAGATGACGTTATCATTGATTAATTTGGatgcaaatcaacaaaatggTAGCGAGAACAAGCAGGAAATCGAAAGTCCCTTGGCTGATGATATTGAAATAATTGGACACGACGAACACTAA
- the LOC132790003 gene encoding resistance to inhibitors of cholinesterase protein 3 isoform X2, with translation MPSTSTQQKPGAGSKLKSRPGNEESMSPRKMGIIAIVTVVGCIAILWPKVFHPMMFGGTPPKPIYKDPQQRAGPGGCCDVVLDREEFMNASKPATEPFGPHLYRKQVNLYTGEISLRQERPAHLHPESIYQAMRERGRAIPATPTVPIVERKTSPSNPPPRIVDGRPGPIPGMRPPMGAGALHQPQQRGGSSMGFLMPLYTIGIVVFFGYTIMKIVFKKQVPNAPYGPAPSDPSFRQEVFGQQNHSQVEDLGGTKLGSVASNGRRNDKELYNATMSAAELATNLSSTLKAHQQQCHAAHQQSQTQSQAETSASAIPAVPKTLAEVEKTLFNKETEQLMEIEKLRKKLEDTEREMAKLIAEMNTDQYEAKQHDNENTNLTNVENQNISNGHTITDQDQEKDKDKAKAQPRKRRDISAEREVTVLGMELTASCEGGQRWTGRPPTPVYRAYSEHSNKLEENLPEPQSIYLEGALAHDSQILVADSQTKREEVYDSELNGSEEEPAVILSSKMTLSLINLDANQQNGSENKQEIESPLADDIEIIGHDEH, from the exons ATGCCGTCAACATCGACGCAACAAAAGCCAGGGGCGGGATCAAAGCTGAAATCTCGCCCGGGCAACGAGGAGAGCATGTCGCCCAGGAAAATGGGCATCATTGCGATTGTCACTGTGGTTGGCTGCATTGCCATATTGTGGCCAAAGGTATTCCATCCCATGATGTTTGGCGGCACGCCACCTAAGCCCATTTATAAGGATCCTCAACAGCGTGCCGGACCGGGCG GGTGTTGCGATGTCGTGCTCGACAGGGAGGAGTTTATGAATGCCTCAAAGCCGGCTACCGAGCCGTTTGGTCCGCATTTGTATCGCAAACAAGTCAATTTGTACACCGGCGAAATAA GCTTGCGTCAGGAGCGCCCGGCCCACCTGCATCCGGAGTCCATCTATCAGGCGATGCGTGAGCGTGGACGCGCCATACCGGCCACGCCTACTGTGCCCATTGTCGAGCGGAAGACCTCACCGAGCAATCCACCGCCTCGTATCGTTGACGGACGG CCTGGACCCATCCCTGGTATGCGCCCGCCCATGGGAGCAGGTGCATTGCATCAACCTCAGCAGCGAGGCGGCAGCAGCATGGGCTTCCTCATGCCCCTCTACACCATTGGCATTGTGGTGTTCTTCGGCTATACGATTATGAAG ATTGTGTTTAAGAAGCAAGTGCCAAATGCGCCCTATGGCCCCGCTCCCTCAGATCCCAGCTTCCGTCAAGAGGTGTTTGGCCAGCAGAATCACAGTCAAGTGGAGGATTTAGGTGGCACCAAATTGG GGAGCGTCGCATCAAATGGCAGGCGCAACGATAAGGAGCTTTATAATGCCACCATGTCAGCGGCCGAGTTGGCCACGAATCTCTCCAGCACATTGAAGGCACATCAACAGCAATGCCATGCCGCCCACCAGCAGTCTCAGACGCAGTCGCAGGCGGAGACATCGGCGTCAGCGATTCCAGCGGTTCCCAAGACATTGGCCGAAGTGGAGAAGACGCTGTTCAATAAGGAAACGGAGCAGTTgatggaaattgaaaagttgCGCAAGAAGCTCGAGGACACGGAGCGTGAGATGGCAAAGTTAATTGCCGAAATGAACACCGATCAGTATGAGGCAAAG CAACACGACAACGAAAACACGAATTTGACCAATGTAGAAAACCAAAACATTTCCAATGGGCATACAATCACCGATCAGGATCAGGAAAAGGACAAGGACAAGGCAAAGGCACAGCCAAGGAAGCGTCGTGACATTAGCGCTGAGCGCGAAGTAACG GTTCTAGGCATGGAGTTAACGGCAAGTTGCGAGGGCGGCCAAAGGTGGACTGGACGCCCTCCAACGCCTGTTTATCGAGCATATAGTGAACAT TCCAATAAATTGGAAGAAAATCTACCCGAGCCGCAGTCCATTTACTTGGAAGGCGCTTTGGCCCACGACTCTCAGATTTTGGTGGCCGATTCACAAACAAAACGTGAAGAGGTCTATGACTCTGAGTTGAATGGATCAGAAGAAGAACCGGCT GTCATACTCAGCAGCAAGATGACGTTATCATTGATTAATTTGGatgcaaatcaacaaaatggTAGCGAGAACAAGCAGGAAATCGAAAGTCCCTTGGCTGATGATATTGAAATAATTGGACACGACGAACACTAA
- the LOC132790003 gene encoding uncharacterized protein LOC132790003 isoform X5 — protein sequence MPSTSTQQKPGAGSKLKSRPGNEESMSPRKMGIIAIVTVVGCIAILWPKVFHPMMFGGTPPKPIYKDPQQRAGPGGCCDVVLDREEFMNASKPATEPFGPHLYRKQVNLYTGEISLRQERPAHLHPESIYQAMRERGRAIPATPTVPIVERKTSPSNPPPRIVDGRPGPIPGMRPPMGAGALHQPQQRGGSSMGFLMPLYTIGIVVFFGYTIMKIVFKKQVPNAPYGPAPSDPSFRQEVFGQQNHSQVEDLGGTKLGWREHQTIVTAIQGLIDAADEQLNVRDVHNSRIETDTDIETDTDIETETEKQTDLNKQHDNENTNLTNVENQNISNGHTITDQDQEKDKDKAKAQPRKRRDISAEREVTVLGMELTASCEGGQRWTGRPPTPVYRAYSEHSNKLEENLPEPQSIYLEGALAHDSQILVADSQTKREEVYDSELNGSEEEPAVILSSKMTLSLINLDANQQNGSENKQEIESPLADDIEIIGHDEH from the exons ATGCCGTCAACATCGACGCAACAAAAGCCAGGGGCGGGATCAAAGCTGAAATCTCGCCCGGGCAACGAGGAGAGCATGTCGCCCAGGAAAATGGGCATCATTGCGATTGTCACTGTGGTTGGCTGCATTGCCATATTGTGGCCAAAGGTATTCCATCCCATGATGTTTGGCGGCACGCCACCTAAGCCCATTTATAAGGATCCTCAACAGCGTGCCGGACCGGGCG GGTGTTGCGATGTCGTGCTCGACAGGGAGGAGTTTATGAATGCCTCAAAGCCGGCTACCGAGCCGTTTGGTCCGCATTTGTATCGCAAACAAGTCAATTTGTACACCGGCGAAATAA GCTTGCGTCAGGAGCGCCCGGCCCACCTGCATCCGGAGTCCATCTATCAGGCGATGCGTGAGCGTGGACGCGCCATACCGGCCACGCCTACTGTGCCCATTGTCGAGCGGAAGACCTCACCGAGCAATCCACCGCCTCGTATCGTTGACGGACGG CCTGGACCCATCCCTGGTATGCGCCCGCCCATGGGAGCAGGTGCATTGCATCAACCTCAGCAGCGAGGCGGCAGCAGCATGGGCTTCCTCATGCCCCTCTACACCATTGGCATTGTGGTGTTCTTCGGCTATACGATTATGAAG ATTGTGTTTAAGAAGCAAGTGCCAAATGCGCCCTATGGCCCCGCTCCCTCAGATCCCAGCTTCCGTCAAGAGGTGTTTGGCCAGCAGAATCACAGTCAAGTGGAGGATTTAGGTGGCACCAAATTGG GTTGGCGCGAGCATCAGACAA TTGTAACGGCGATTCAAGGTCTTATAGACGCTGCCGATGAGCAATTGAACGTTCGAGACGTGCACAATTCGAGGATTGAAACTGATACTGATATTGAAACTGATACTGatattgaaactgaaactgaaaaacaaACTGATTTAAATAAG CAACACGACAACGAAAACACGAATTTGACCAATGTAGAAAACCAAAACATTTCCAATGGGCATACAATCACCGATCAGGATCAGGAAAAGGACAAGGACAAGGCAAAGGCACAGCCAAGGAAGCGTCGTGACATTAGCGCTGAGCGCGAAGTAACG GTTCTAGGCATGGAGTTAACGGCAAGTTGCGAGGGCGGCCAAAGGTGGACTGGACGCCCTCCAACGCCTGTTTATCGAGCATATAGTGAACAT TCCAATAAATTGGAAGAAAATCTACCCGAGCCGCAGTCCATTTACTTGGAAGGCGCTTTGGCCCACGACTCTCAGATTTTGGTGGCCGATTCACAAACAAAACGTGAAGAGGTCTATGACTCTGAGTTGAATGGATCAGAAGAAGAACCGGCT GTCATACTCAGCAGCAAGATGACGTTATCATTGATTAATTTGGatgcaaatcaacaaaatggTAGCGAGAACAAGCAGGAAATCGAAAGTCCCTTGGCTGATGATATTGAAATAATTGGACACGACGAACACTAA
- the LOC132790003 gene encoding uncharacterized protein LOC132790003 isoform X9: MRPPMGAGALHQPQQRGGSSMGFLMPLYTIGIVVFFGYTIMKIVFKKQVPNAPYGPAPSDPSFRQEVFGQQNHSQVEDLGGTKLGWREHQTRSVASNGRRNDKELYNATMSAAELATNLSSTLKAHQQQCHAAHQQSQTQSQAETSASAIPAVPKTLAEVEKTLFNKETEQLMEIEKLRKKLEDTEREMAKLIAEMNTDQYEAKQHDNENTNLTNVENQNISNGHTITDQDQEKDKDKAKAQPRKRRDISAEREVTVLGMELTASCEGGQRWTGRPPTPVYRAYSEHSNKLEENLPEPQSIYLEGALAHDSQILVADSQTKREEVYDSELNGSEEEPAVILSSKMTLSLINLDANQQNGSENKQEIESPLADDIEIIGHDEH; this comes from the exons ATGCGCCCGCCCATGGGAGCAGGTGCATTGCATCAACCTCAGCAGCGAGGCGGCAGCAGCATGGGCTTCCTCATGCCCCTCTACACCATTGGCATTGTGGTGTTCTTCGGCTATACGATTATGAAG ATTGTGTTTAAGAAGCAAGTGCCAAATGCGCCCTATGGCCCCGCTCCCTCAGATCCCAGCTTCCGTCAAGAGGTGTTTGGCCAGCAGAATCACAGTCAAGTGGAGGATTTAGGTGGCACCAAATTGG GTTGGCGCGAGCATCAGACAA GGAGCGTCGCATCAAATGGCAGGCGCAACGATAAGGAGCTTTATAATGCCACCATGTCAGCGGCCGAGTTGGCCACGAATCTCTCCAGCACATTGAAGGCACATCAACAGCAATGCCATGCCGCCCACCAGCAGTCTCAGACGCAGTCGCAGGCGGAGACATCGGCGTCAGCGATTCCAGCGGTTCCCAAGACATTGGCCGAAGTGGAGAAGACGCTGTTCAATAAGGAAACGGAGCAGTTgatggaaattgaaaagttgCGCAAGAAGCTCGAGGACACGGAGCGTGAGATGGCAAAGTTAATTGCCGAAATGAACACCGATCAGTATGAGGCAAAG CAACACGACAACGAAAACACGAATTTGACCAATGTAGAAAACCAAAACATTTCCAATGGGCATACAATCACCGATCAGGATCAGGAAAAGGACAAGGACAAGGCAAAGGCACAGCCAAGGAAGCGTCGTGACATTAGCGCTGAGCGCGAAGTAACG GTTCTAGGCATGGAGTTAACGGCAAGTTGCGAGGGCGGCCAAAGGTGGACTGGACGCCCTCCAACGCCTGTTTATCGAGCATATAGTGAACAT TCCAATAAATTGGAAGAAAATCTACCCGAGCCGCAGTCCATTTACTTGGAAGGCGCTTTGGCCCACGACTCTCAGATTTTGGTGGCCGATTCACAAACAAAACGTGAAGAGGTCTATGACTCTGAGTTGAATGGATCAGAAGAAGAACCGGCT GTCATACTCAGCAGCAAGATGACGTTATCATTGATTAATTTGGatgcaaatcaacaaaatggTAGCGAGAACAAGCAGGAAATCGAAAGTCCCTTGGCTGATGATATTGAAATAATTGGACACGACGAACACTAA
- the LOC132790003 gene encoding uncharacterized protein LOC132790003 isoform X12 encodes MPSTSTQQKPGAGSKLKSRPGNEESMSPRKMGIIAIVTVVGCIAILWPKVFHPMMFGGTPPKPIYKDPQQRAGPGGCCDVVLDREEFMNASKPATEPFGPHLYRKQVNLYTGEISLRQERPAHLHPESIYQAMRERGRAIPATPTVPIVERKTSPSNPPPRIVDGRPGPIPGMRPPMGAGALHQPQQRGGSSMGFLMPLYTIGIVVFFGYTIMKIVFKKQVPNAPYGPAPSDPSFRQEVFGQQNHSQVEDLGGTKLATRQRKHEFDQCRKPKHFQWAYNHRSGSGKGQGQGKGTAKEAS; translated from the exons ATGCCGTCAACATCGACGCAACAAAAGCCAGGGGCGGGATCAAAGCTGAAATCTCGCCCGGGCAACGAGGAGAGCATGTCGCCCAGGAAAATGGGCATCATTGCGATTGTCACTGTGGTTGGCTGCATTGCCATATTGTGGCCAAAGGTATTCCATCCCATGATGTTTGGCGGCACGCCACCTAAGCCCATTTATAAGGATCCTCAACAGCGTGCCGGACCGGGCG GGTGTTGCGATGTCGTGCTCGACAGGGAGGAGTTTATGAATGCCTCAAAGCCGGCTACCGAGCCGTTTGGTCCGCATTTGTATCGCAAACAAGTCAATTTGTACACCGGCGAAATAA GCTTGCGTCAGGAGCGCCCGGCCCACCTGCATCCGGAGTCCATCTATCAGGCGATGCGTGAGCGTGGACGCGCCATACCGGCCACGCCTACTGTGCCCATTGTCGAGCGGAAGACCTCACCGAGCAATCCACCGCCTCGTATCGTTGACGGACGG CCTGGACCCATCCCTGGTATGCGCCCGCCCATGGGAGCAGGTGCATTGCATCAACCTCAGCAGCGAGGCGGCAGCAGCATGGGCTTCCTCATGCCCCTCTACACCATTGGCATTGTGGTGTTCTTCGGCTATACGATTATGAAG ATTGTGTTTAAGAAGCAAGTGCCAAATGCGCCCTATGGCCCCGCTCCCTCAGATCCCAGCTTCCGTCAAGAGGTGTTTGGCCAGCAGAATCACAGTCAAGTGGAGGATTTAGGTGGCACCAAATTGG CAACACGACAACGAAAACACGAATTTGACCAATGTAGAAAACCAAAACATTTCCAATGGGCATACAATCACCGATCAGGATCAGGAAAAGGACAAGGACAAGGCAAAGGCACAGCCAAGGAAGCGTCGTGA
- the LOC132790003 gene encoding uncharacterized protein LOC132790003 isoform X11: MPSTSTQQKPGAGSKLKSRPGNEESMSPRKMGIIAIVTVVGCIAILWPKVFHPMMFGGTPPKPIYKDPQQRAGPGGCCDVVLDREEFMNASKPATEPFGPHLYRKQVNLYTGEISLRQERPAHLHPESIYQAMRERGRAIPATPTVPIVERKTSPSNPPPRIVDGRPGPIPGMRPPMGAGALHQPQQRGGSSMGFLMPLYTIGIVVFFGYTIMKIVFKKQVPNAPYGPAPSDPSFRQEVFGQQNHSQVEDLGGTKLGWREHQTRSVASNGRRNDKELYNATMSAAELATNLSSTLKAHQQQCHAAHQQSQTQSQAETSASAIPAVPKTLAEVEKTLFNKETEQLMEIEKLRKKLEDTEREMAKLIAEMNTDQYEAKL; encoded by the exons ATGCCGTCAACATCGACGCAACAAAAGCCAGGGGCGGGATCAAAGCTGAAATCTCGCCCGGGCAACGAGGAGAGCATGTCGCCCAGGAAAATGGGCATCATTGCGATTGTCACTGTGGTTGGCTGCATTGCCATATTGTGGCCAAAGGTATTCCATCCCATGATGTTTGGCGGCACGCCACCTAAGCCCATTTATAAGGATCCTCAACAGCGTGCCGGACCGGGCG GGTGTTGCGATGTCGTGCTCGACAGGGAGGAGTTTATGAATGCCTCAAAGCCGGCTACCGAGCCGTTTGGTCCGCATTTGTATCGCAAACAAGTCAATTTGTACACCGGCGAAATAA GCTTGCGTCAGGAGCGCCCGGCCCACCTGCATCCGGAGTCCATCTATCAGGCGATGCGTGAGCGTGGACGCGCCATACCGGCCACGCCTACTGTGCCCATTGTCGAGCGGAAGACCTCACCGAGCAATCCACCGCCTCGTATCGTTGACGGACGG CCTGGACCCATCCCTGGTATGCGCCCGCCCATGGGAGCAGGTGCATTGCATCAACCTCAGCAGCGAGGCGGCAGCAGCATGGGCTTCCTCATGCCCCTCTACACCATTGGCATTGTGGTGTTCTTCGGCTATACGATTATGAAG ATTGTGTTTAAGAAGCAAGTGCCAAATGCGCCCTATGGCCCCGCTCCCTCAGATCCCAGCTTCCGTCAAGAGGTGTTTGGCCAGCAGAATCACAGTCAAGTGGAGGATTTAGGTGGCACCAAATTGG GTTGGCGCGAGCATCAGACAA GGAGCGTCGCATCAAATGGCAGGCGCAACGATAAGGAGCTTTATAATGCCACCATGTCAGCGGCCGAGTTGGCCACGAATCTCTCCAGCACATTGAAGGCACATCAACAGCAATGCCATGCCGCCCACCAGCAGTCTCAGACGCAGTCGCAGGCGGAGACATCGGCGTCAGCGATTCCAGCGGTTCCCAAGACATTGGCCGAAGTGGAGAAGACGCTGTTCAATAAGGAAACGGAGCAGTTgatggaaattgaaaagttgCGCAAGAAGCTCGAGGACACGGAGCGTGAGATGGCAAAGTTAATTGCCGAAATGAACACCGATCAGTATGAGGCAAAG TTGTAA